One Halorientalis litorea DNA segment encodes these proteins:
- the nuoL gene encoding NADH-quinone oxidoreductase subunit L has translation MTAEALTVYGFVPAIAVLPLVAFLIALLFGDYMPKGGALAGIFAMFGSLVISIATVLTVAGILPGETAHQATLWQFATGVETFDLTLGIFIDPLSALMLTIVSLISLLVFVFSLGYMNDEGEIGLPRYYAALSLFSFSMLAFVFADNILMAFMFFELVGLCSFLLIGFWFREDAPPSAAKKAFLVTRFGDFFFLVGVVGIFATFGTGLFVGESGFPHLAEQALEGGQTFFGFGAETWYTVLGLLVLGGVLGKSAQFPLHTWLPDAMEGPTPVSALIHAATMVAAGVYLVARMYGFYLLTPTALGVIALVGGFTALFAASIAVVKREVKQVLAYSTISQYGYIMLALGTGGYVAAVFHLTTHAVFKALLFLGAGSVIIAMHHNENMWDMGGLKEKMPVTYYAFLSGSLALAGILPFAGFWSKDEVLYEALIHGLGSPLLLVAWAMGLLAVFVTGFYTFRMVLLTFHGEPRSDTAEDPEPVRWNVKVPLAILGVLAATVGFINMAPVAKLIGQPIDLLHTWLGGSELVGEEFLTGLHHYEVLLEEAAGIQATYIAGETGTMLLSAAVSLGLALAGAGLAYRLYSGPEPTEHTQKLGGLQTLLMHNYYQDEYQVWLAEGVTLPVARAADRFDQGIIDGIVNGVSSISLFSGDRVRRIQTGIVSNYAILLTLGLVALLVAFGLVGGWF, from the coding sequence ATGACGGCAGAAGCACTCACAGTCTACGGATTCGTCCCGGCGATAGCAGTCCTCCCGCTGGTCGCGTTCCTCATCGCCCTGCTGTTCGGCGACTACATGCCGAAAGGCGGCGCGCTCGCGGGCATCTTCGCCATGTTCGGGTCGCTAGTAATATCGATTGCGACGGTGCTGACCGTCGCCGGAATCCTCCCGGGCGAGACGGCACACCAGGCGACGCTCTGGCAGTTCGCCACGGGCGTCGAGACGTTCGACCTGACGCTGGGCATCTTCATCGACCCGCTCTCGGCGTTGATGCTCACCATCGTCTCGCTCATCTCGCTGCTGGTGTTCGTGTTCTCGCTGGGGTACATGAACGACGAGGGCGAAATCGGCCTGCCGCGGTACTACGCCGCGCTCTCGCTCTTTAGCTTCAGCATGCTCGCGTTCGTCTTCGCGGACAACATCCTGATGGCGTTCATGTTCTTCGAGCTGGTGGGCCTGTGTTCGTTCCTGCTCATCGGCTTCTGGTTCCGCGAAGACGCCCCGCCGAGCGCGGCGAAGAAGGCGTTTTTGGTCACCCGCTTCGGTGACTTCTTCTTCCTCGTCGGCGTCGTCGGCATCTTCGCCACGTTCGGCACGGGCTTGTTCGTCGGCGAGTCCGGCTTCCCACACCTCGCCGAACAGGCACTCGAAGGCGGGCAGACGTTCTTCGGCTTCGGTGCCGAGACGTGGTACACGGTGCTGGGTCTGCTCGTGTTGGGCGGTGTCCTCGGGAAGTCCGCGCAGTTCCCGCTGCACACGTGGCTCCCCGACGCGATGGAGGGTCCCACGCCCGTCTCGGCACTCATCCACGCGGCGACGATGGTGGCGGCCGGTGTGTATCTGGTCGCGCGGATGTACGGATTCTACCTGCTGACGCCGACGGCACTCGGCGTCATCGCCTTGGTCGGCGGGTTCACCGCGCTGTTCGCGGCGTCCATCGCCGTCGTCAAGCGCGAAGTCAAGCAGGTGCTCGCGTACTCGACGATTTCCCAGTACGGGTACATCATGCTCGCGCTGGGGACGGGCGGCTACGTCGCCGCCGTCTTCCACCTGACCACCCACGCCGTGTTCAAGGCACTCCTGTTCCTCGGCGCGGGGTCGGTCATCATCGCCATGCACCACAACGAGAACATGTGGGACATGGGCGGACTGAAGGAGAAGATGCCCGTGACCTACTACGCGTTCCTCTCCGGGTCGCTGGCACTCGCGGGCATCCTGCCCTTTGCGGGCTTCTGGTCGAAGGACGAGGTGCTGTACGAGGCACTCATCCACGGCCTCGGGAGTCCGCTCCTGCTGGTCGCGTGGGCGATGGGCCTGCTCGCGGTGTTCGTCACCGGGTTCTACACCTTCCGGATGGTCCTGCTGACCTTCCACGGCGAACCGCGGAGCGACACCGCCGAGGACCCCGAGCCGGTGCGCTGGAACGTGAAGGTGCCGCTGGCGATTCTCGGCGTCCTCGCGGCGACGGTCGGGTTCATCAACATGGCCCCAGTCGCCAAACTCATCGGCCAGCCAATCGACCTCCTGCACACGTGGCTCGGTGGGTCGGAACTGGTCGGCGAGGAGTTCCTGACCGGCCTGCACCACTACGAGGTCCTGCTGGAGGAGGCCGCGGGCATTCAGGCGACGTACATCGCCGGTGAAACGGGGACGATGCTCCTCTCGGCGGCCGTGTCGCTCGGGTTGGCACTCGCCGGTGCGGGACTGGCCTACCGCCTCTACAGCGGTCCCGAACCGACCGAACACACGCAGAAACTCGGCGGACTGCAGACACTGCTCATGCACAACTACTATCAGGACGAGTATCAGGTCTGGCTGGCCGAAGGCGTCACCCTGCCGGTGGCGCGGGCGGCCGACCGCTTCGACCAAGGAATCATCGACGGTATCGTCAACGGCGTCTCCAGCATCTCCCTGTTCTCGGGTGACCGCGTGCGCCGTATCCAGACGGGCATCGTCAGCAACTACGCGATTCTCCTGACGCTCGGGTTGGTCGCGCTGCTGGTCGCCTTCGGCCTCGTCGGGGGGTGGTTCTGA
- the nuoK gene encoding NADH-quinone oxidoreductase subunit NuoK has translation MAVPAEYYLVLSAALFCVGLFGILTRRNALFFLMSVELMLNAANINLVAFSLQWGNITGQVFSLFTMALAAAEVAVGIGIILVLYRNFEDVDVTKPTSMRW, from the coding sequence ATGGCAGTCCCAGCCGAGTACTATCTGGTGCTGTCGGCCGCCCTGTTCTGTGTCGGTCTGTTCGGCATCCTGACCCGCCGGAACGCCCTCTTCTTCCTGATGTCCGTCGAGTTGATGCTCAACGCGGCGAACATCAACCTCGTCGCGTTCTCGCTGCAGTGGGGCAACATCACCGGGCAGGTGTTCAGTCTGTTCACGATGGCACTGGCCGCCGCCGAGGTGGCCGTCGGCATCGGCATCATCCTCGTCCTCTACCGGAACTTCGAGGACGTGGACGTCACGAAACCGACGAGTATGAGGTGGTAA
- a CDS encoding proton-conducting membrane transporter → MTTRPRISSSGNWVAGIAAVGLFAVMAAVFLTATIPAPTGFEEGSITASIGYAMFDLVELADHASEPFLVAFLLIAVVLDAALDGSVMLAKREEESDVATDGGRSNTGGRN, encoded by the coding sequence ATGACGACGCGCCCCCGGATTTCGAGTAGCGGCAACTGGGTCGCCGGCATCGCCGCCGTCGGCCTGTTCGCCGTCATGGCCGCGGTGTTCCTGACCGCGACGATTCCCGCACCGACCGGGTTCGAGGAAGGGTCGATTACCGCATCCATCGGCTACGCGATGTTCGACCTCGTCGAGTTGGCCGACCACGCCAGCGAGCCGTTCCTCGTGGCGTTTCTCCTCATCGCGGTCGTTCTCGACGCCGCGCTCGACGGGTCCGTCATGCTCGCAAAGCGCGAGGAGGAGTCCGACGTAGCGACCGACGGCGGTCGGAGCAACACAGGGGGGCGGAACTGA
- a CDS encoding NADH-quinone oxidoreductase subunit J, with amino-acid sequence MVYDLIAFGLFALVTVASALGVVLLEDVWHAALMLGVALLSVAVHYVMLQAEFVATMQILVYVGGVLILITFGVMLTRRESAGQPDEVAS; translated from the coding sequence ATGGTGTACGACCTGATAGCGTTCGGACTATTCGCGCTCGTCACAGTAGCGAGCGCCCTCGGCGTCGTCCTCTTAGAGGACGTGTGGCACGCCGCGCTCATGCTGGGCGTCGCGCTGTTGAGCGTCGCGGTTCACTACGTGATGCTCCAAGCCGAGTTCGTCGCGACGATGCAGATCCTCGTCTACGTCGGCGGGGTTCTCATCCTGATAACGTTCGGGGTCATGCTCACCCGCAGAGAGAGCGCGGGTCAGCCCGACGAGGTGGCGTCATGA
- a CDS encoding S8 family serine peptidase → MGPDRLLLSVAVGVALVLAAIGALAVADPFTGLPSQPAEGTPAVPEESSDLAAVHAAGISGANVTVGVVDVTGFDTTRPVLSDRVVAARSFAPGETVRNGGRTGHGTAAASVVARTAPDSDLYLATFDTADGYEAAVRWLIEADVDVVVAPVTFYGKPRDGTSNVAMVARRAAARGVVFVAPSGNLARGHWTGRYRPTEDGVHQFDGGTRNYIRTSGDTRLRLWLSWDRRHRSEDYTAELYWTNGTERRLVARSQPYPADGLPNERVVARVGDGTYYVRVTGPENATDARITVESPTHALQFRSSGRSIAAPATAPRVLTVGAYDRAESSVAPFSSAGPTRDGRVGVDAVAPETHTTATDPDGFTGSSAAAAYTAGTAALVLDAGSDHTPRAVERLLERTADRIRETTPHPRIGYGRLRPARAVRAARNRSNQD, encoded by the coding sequence GTGGGCCCCGACAGACTCCTCCTCTCGGTAGCGGTTGGCGTCGCGCTCGTCCTCGCGGCCATCGGTGCCCTCGCCGTCGCCGACCCGTTCACCGGCCTCCCAAGCCAGCCAGCCGAGGGGACGCCAGCCGTCCCCGAGGAGTCTTCCGACCTCGCCGCAGTCCACGCGGCGGGCATCTCGGGGGCGAACGTGACCGTCGGCGTCGTCGACGTGACCGGCTTCGACACGACTCGCCCGGTACTGTCGGACCGGGTCGTCGCCGCGCGGTCGTTCGCGCCCGGCGAGACCGTTCGCAACGGCGGGCGGACGGGACACGGGACGGCGGCCGCGTCGGTCGTCGCCCGCACCGCACCGGACAGCGACCTGTACCTCGCTACGTTCGACACCGCCGACGGCTACGAGGCGGCGGTCCGGTGGCTAATCGAGGCGGATGTCGACGTCGTCGTCGCGCCCGTCACGTTCTACGGCAAACCCCGTGACGGTACGTCGAACGTCGCGATGGTGGCGCGACGCGCCGCCGCGCGCGGCGTCGTCTTCGTCGCGCCCTCCGGGAACCTCGCGCGTGGTCACTGGACCGGCCGGTACCGCCCGACGGAGGACGGCGTTCACCAGTTCGACGGCGGGACGCGCAACTACATTCGGACGAGCGGTGACACGCGGCTCAGGCTCTGGCTCTCGTGGGACCGCCGACACCGCTCGGAGGACTACACGGCCGAACTCTACTGGACGAACGGCACCGAGAGACGCCTCGTCGCCCGCTCACAGCCGTACCCGGCCGACGGCCTCCCCAACGAGCGCGTCGTCGCCCGCGTCGGCGACGGCACCTACTACGTCCGCGTGACCGGTCCCGAGAACGCCACCGACGCCCGAATCACCGTCGAGTCGCCGACCCACGCCCTCCAGTTTCGGTCGTCCGGGCGGAGTATCGCCGCACCGGCGACCGCCCCGCGCGTTCTCACCGTCGGCGCGTACGACCGGGCGGAGTCAAGCGTCGCACCGTTTAGCTCCGCCGGGCCGACCCGTGACGGACGCGTCGGCGTCGATGCCGTCGCCCCCGAGACTCACACGACGGCGACCGACCCCGACGGCTTCACCGGGTCGTCCGCCGCGGCGGCGTACACCGCCGGCACGGCCGCGCTCGTCCTCGACGCCGGGTCCGACCACACCCCGCGAGCGGTCGAGCGTCTCCTCGAACGAACCGCCGACCGAATCCGGGAGACGACCCCCCATCCACGGATCGGGTACGGTCGGTTGCGGCCAGCCCGGGCCGTCCGGGCCGCGCGCAATCGCTCAAATCAGGATTGA
- a CDS encoding ArsR/SmtB family transcription factor: MSGLIERIQNRAVPETDDPRVIEIADGDADEVLDALGSETRRATFRLLFEEPRTPSEVADRLDTSIQNVDYHLTSLEETGLVEPVDTVYSEKGNEMTVYGPANDPLVFVGDDDRTTSIQRSLTEVVGGLGLLAVASLLVQWGAELLVRSRSATLGAAGPAGTTGPAFPDGSVGWVVFEVIEPGVLFFVACLVLAAVTALWTRQ, translated from the coding sequence ATGTCGGGCCTCATCGAACGCATCCAGAACCGAGCAGTCCCCGAGACCGACGACCCGCGAGTCATCGAAATCGCCGACGGTGACGCCGACGAGGTGCTCGACGCCCTCGGTTCGGAGACGCGACGCGCGACGTTCCGCCTCCTGTTCGAGGAACCGCGGACGCCCTCGGAGGTGGCCGACCGACTCGACACGTCCATCCAGAACGTCGACTACCACCTGACGAGTCTGGAGGAGACGGGGCTGGTCGAACCGGTCGACACCGTCTACTCCGAGAAAGGCAACGAGATGACCGTCTACGGCCCCGCCAACGACCCGCTCGTCTTCGTCGGCGACGACGACCGAACGACCTCGATACAGCGGTCGCTCACGGAAGTCGTCGGCGGCTTGGGGCTGCTGGCAGTCGCCTCACTGCTCGTTCAGTGGGGTGCGGAACTGCTGGTCCGCTCCCGGTCTGCGACGCTCGGTGCGGCGGGGCCGGCGGGCACCACCGGTCCCGCCTTCCCCGACGGCTCCGTCGGTTGGGTCGTCTTCGAGGTCATCGAACCCGGCGTGCTCTTCTTCGTCGCCTGCCTCGTTCTGGCGGCAGTGACGGCCCTGTGGACCCGTCAGTGA
- a CDS encoding BGTF surface domain-containing protein: MTRTRAIAVALTVLGVTLGGAGLVVGMDGGATAQNDTASIVTDGDELTLTAASNSTLDGETNLAAGSTVTVRLTSTGGSPFLRTTNATVGEDGTFTATVDLASVEPETEFNVTVRHDGTDIGEATGTVVACEDCEQQATETDGSGTSVVTDGAVLRLSAGPGQTVTGQSDLAAGTVLTVRLRSASASAPFLRSAEATVTDSGTFEATFDLREAQPNTSFEAVVQHDGDRLHETNGVVVDCVGDCEPTPTPAESDEGWESSASAVDTDSVAISAIARGVSGGTVPINVSVGQRDAVAVSIGGNDVNYVLNATVRDGDDDGVVRLQFDTSAAGHDAATVTAASAADSVEVLDETDLPARNGALDPAGYAMQVFVGEDPGGAPVDNGRLILLAGDDASASGDGEAADTGGTGDEFGLSQSLVRTQSGQQATLRVSVAESDAATVAIGGSESGFRLNATLRDSNGDGEVVALFDATAVGDDGRAALLPSDSADEVRVTDEESASTPLPAGPYDIDIYRGTSVDGSPADVGTLVVGESGATESTPANGSTAESQSALLGGGALLAGGLLAVVGLGFVLGVFRD, translated from the coding sequence GTGACTCGCACCCGCGCCATCGCCGTCGCGCTCACGGTCCTCGGCGTGACACTCGGCGGTGCCGGGTTGGTCGTCGGGATGGACGGCGGAGCGACGGCGCAGAACGACACTGCGAGTATCGTCACCGACGGTGACGAGTTGACGCTGACTGCGGCGTCGAACAGCACGCTCGACGGCGAGACGAACCTCGCTGCCGGGTCGACGGTGACGGTTCGACTCACTTCCACCGGCGGGTCGCCGTTCCTCAGGACGACGAACGCGACGGTCGGCGAGGACGGAACCTTCACCGCGACGGTCGACCTCGCGAGCGTCGAGCCGGAGACGGAGTTCAACGTCACGGTCCGCCACGACGGGACGGACATCGGCGAGGCAACCGGCACGGTCGTCGCGTGTGAGGACTGCGAGCAACAGGCGACAGAGACGGACGGGAGCGGGACCTCCGTCGTCACCGACGGTGCGGTGCTTCGGCTCTCGGCGGGACCGGGCCAGACGGTCACCGGGCAGTCCGACCTCGCGGCCGGGACGGTGCTGACGGTCCGCCTCCGGTCCGCCTCCGCGTCGGCCCCGTTCCTGCGCTCGGCGGAGGCGACGGTGACGGACTCGGGGACGTTCGAGGCGACGTTCGACCTCCGGGAAGCACAACCCAACACCTCCTTCGAGGCCGTCGTCCAGCACGACGGCGACCGACTCCACGAGACGAACGGTGTCGTCGTCGACTGTGTGGGCGACTGCGAGCCGACACCGACACCGGCGGAGAGCGACGAGGGGTGGGAGTCGTCGGCGTCTGCCGTGGACACGGACAGCGTGGCGATATCGGCAATCGCGAGAGGCGTCTCCGGCGGGACGGTCCCCATCAACGTCTCCGTCGGACAACGGGACGCGGTGGCTGTCTCAATCGGCGGAAATGACGTAAACTACGTCCTCAACGCAACCGTCCGTGACGGGGACGACGACGGGGTGGTGCGTCTCCAGTTCGACACCAGTGCCGCTGGCCACGACGCGGCGACGGTGACGGCCGCGTCGGCCGCGGATTCGGTCGAAGTGCTCGACGAGACCGACCTGCCGGCGCGGAACGGGGCACTCGACCCGGCCGGGTACGCGATGCAAGTGTTCGTCGGCGAGGACCCGGGCGGCGCTCCGGTCGACAACGGACGGCTGATTCTCCTCGCGGGCGACGACGCGTCGGCGTCGGGTGACGGCGAGGCCGCTGACACCGGCGGAACCGGCGACGAGTTCGGCCTCTCCCAGTCACTCGTTCGGACACAGAGCGGCCAGCAGGCGACACTCCGCGTCAGTGTTGCCGAGTCGGACGCGGCGACGGTCGCCATCGGTGGCTCCGAAAGCGGATTTCGGCTGAACGCGACGCTCCGTGACAGCAACGGCGACGGCGAAGTCGTCGCGCTCTTCGACGCAACGGCGGTCGGTGACGACGGCCGGGCGGCACTGCTCCCCTCGGACAGTGCCGACGAGGTGAGGGTGACGGACGAGGAGAGTGCGTCGACGCCCCTTCCGGCCGGGCCGTACGACATCGACATCTATCGTGGGACGAGTGTCGACGGGTCCCCGGCAGATGTCGGAACGCTCGTCGTCGGCGAGAGCGGAGCGACGGAGAGCACGCCCGCGAACGGCAGCACCGCCGAAAGCCAGTCGGCACTGCTCGGCGGCGGCGCGCTCCTCGCGGGCGGCCTGCTCGCCGTCGTCGGCCTCGGGTTCGTCCTCGGTGTGTTCCGCGACTGA
- a CDS encoding NuoI/complex I 23 kDa subunit family protein: MIGLLKSMATTMKHALEGDTFTVAYPETAPDVSPRFRGVHKFSQERCIWCRQCENVCPNDTIQIVMDEQRNGEQYNLHIGQCIYCRLCEEVCPVDAILLTQNFEFTADTKDEFVYDKEQLKNVPWYKDIDPLESREPDRGAWIGEGEGEVDYQ, encoded by the coding sequence ATGATAGGACTGCTCAAATCGATGGCAACGACGATGAAACACGCGCTCGAAGGGGACACGTTCACAGTCGCGTACCCCGAAACCGCACCCGACGTGAGCCCCCGCTTCCGTGGGGTCCACAAGTTCAGTCAGGAGCGGTGTATCTGGTGTCGGCAGTGTGAGAACGTCTGCCCGAACGACACCATCCAAATCGTCATGGACGAACAGCGTAACGGCGAGCAGTACAACCTCCACATCGGCCAGTGCATCTACTGTCGCCTGTGTGAGGAGGTCTGTCCCGTCGACGCTATCCTGCTGACGCAGAACTTCGAGTTCACTGCGGACACGAAAGACGAGTTCGTCTACGACAAGGAACAGCTCAAGAACGTCCCGTGGTACAAGGACATCGACCCGCTCGAATCCCGCGAACCCGACCGCGGTGCGTGGATCGGCGAGGGCGAAGGCGAAGTGGATTATCAGTAG
- a CDS encoding complex I subunit 1/NuoH family protein → MSNHTLPDILAGLLGLNADDPGQFFLVSLIAAALVGTFMLTNTALVIWAKRKITARFTDRIAINRVGPFGLMIIIADAVRLLSKELIVPENVDRPAYDLAPLVLASSALLGFAVIPMGNGIQVADPETGLAYVFAVASIASVGLVMAGYASNNKYSFLGSLRAVAQNLAYEIPLILTGVSVVLFAGTLQMSEIVAAQTETLVSVAGVSIPSWYAFVNPFAFVLFMVANLAEVGRNPFDIPEAPTEIVAGYQTEYSSVYFVLLYLGEFIHVFLGGAIVATIFLGGPAGPVLPGIVWFVIKIWAVFLFTQWARSALPRVRIDQLIQIGWKGLLVLSLANLVLTAIIVGVVV, encoded by the coding sequence ATGTCGAACCACACGCTACCGGACATACTGGCTGGGTTGCTCGGCCTGAACGCCGACGACCCCGGCCAGTTCTTCCTCGTCTCGCTCATCGCCGCGGCACTGGTCGGCACGTTCATGCTGACCAATACCGCGCTGGTCATCTGGGCCAAGCGGAAGATTACCGCCCGGTTCACCGACCGCATCGCCATCAACCGCGTCGGGCCGTTCGGCCTGATGATTATCATCGCGGACGCGGTGCGCCTGCTGTCGAAGGAACTCATCGTCCCGGAGAACGTCGACCGGCCGGCCTACGACCTCGCGCCCCTCGTGCTGGCGAGTTCTGCCCTGCTCGGGTTCGCGGTCATCCCGATGGGCAACGGCATTCAGGTGGCCGACCCCGAGACGGGGCTGGCCTACGTCTTCGCCGTCGCGTCCATCGCCTCGGTCGGGCTGGTGATGGCCGGCTACGCCTCGAACAACAAGTACTCGTTCCTCGGGAGTCTGCGCGCCGTCGCGCAGAACCTCGCCTACGAGATTCCGCTCATCCTGACCGGCGTCTCGGTGGTGCTGTTCGCGGGGACGCTCCAGATGAGCGAAATCGTCGCCGCACAGACCGAGACGCTCGTCTCGGTCGCGGGCGTCTCGATTCCGTCGTGGTACGCCTTCGTGAACCCGTTCGCGTTCGTGCTGTTCATGGTGGCGAACCTCGCGGAGGTCGGACGGAACCCGTTCGACATCCCCGAGGCCCCGACCGAAATCGTCGCGGGGTACCAGACCGAGTACTCCTCGGTCTACTTCGTCCTCCTGTACTTGGGCGAGTTCATCCACGTGTTCCTCGGCGGGGCCATCGTGGCGACCATCTTCCTCGGCGGGCCGGCCGGCCCGGTGCTGCCGGGCATCGTCTGGTTCGTCATCAAGATTTGGGCCGTGTTCCTGTTCACGCAGTGGGCACGGTCGGCACTCCCGAGGGTTCGTATCGACCAACTCATCCAAATCGGCTGGAAGGGACTGCTCGTCCTCTCGCTGGCCAACCTCGTGCTGACGGCCATCATCGTCGGGGTGGTCGTCTGA
- a CDS encoding NADH-quinone oxidoreductase subunit D, which translates to MSLEKPSPSEVGVTEDGLDYDALAALLGDAVIDREEHVNAEGFVIRPDAVQDVLSTLKNEAGFDHLSLVTAQEYQDRYESIYHLKKFDDPTQQLSVVVPTSRDDPVSQSANDVFRTADWHEREAYDLVGIEYEDHPDLRRILLPETWQGHPLSEDYNQTQPQIVSLREHANPLEEDHSRGDDSDTMFVNIGPHHPATHGVLHVKTVLDGEQVADIEPDIGYLHRCEEQMAQQSTYRHQIMPYPDRWDYTANLINEWAYARAAESLADIDVPDYAQVLRTLSAELSRMTGHFLALGTFALDVYGDFTAIFQYAFRDREVAQDILEDLTGQRMMYNYFRLGGVVWDIPEPREEFFEKTRDFLDDLPEKLEEYHNLITSNEIFQIRCVDTGILEPETAKNYGATGPVARASGIDYDLRRDDPYGYYPELDWDVVTEDGCDNYARVLVRMQEVEESAKIVEQCIDLLEDWPEDEREIQSNVPRTLKPDPDTEVYEAIEAAKGELGVYMRSDGTDKPARFKIRSPCFSNLQTLPVMSEGEFIPDMIASLGSLDIVLGEVDR; encoded by the coding sequence ATGAGCCTGGAGAAACCGAGCCCCAGCGAAGTCGGCGTCACGGAGGACGGCCTCGACTACGACGCGCTCGCGGCCTTGCTGGGCGACGCGGTCATCGACCGCGAGGAGCACGTCAACGCCGAAGGGTTCGTCATCCGCCCGGACGCGGTACAGGACGTCCTCTCGACGCTCAAAAACGAGGCTGGCTTCGACCACCTCTCGCTGGTCACCGCACAGGAGTATCAGGACCGCTACGAGTCTATCTACCACCTGAAGAAGTTCGACGACCCGACACAGCAACTCTCGGTCGTCGTCCCGACCAGCCGTGACGACCCGGTCAGCCAGAGTGCCAACGACGTGTTCCGCACGGCAGACTGGCACGAGCGGGAGGCCTACGACCTCGTCGGCATCGAGTACGAGGACCACCCGGACCTGCGCCGCATCCTCCTGCCCGAGACGTGGCAGGGGCACCCGCTCTCGGAGGACTACAACCAGACCCAGCCACAGATTGTCTCGCTCCGAGAGCACGCGAACCCGCTGGAGGAGGACCACAGCCGGGGTGACGACTCGGACACGATGTTCGTCAACATCGGTCCCCACCACCCCGCGACACACGGCGTCCTCCACGTGAAGACGGTGCTCGACGGCGAGCAGGTCGCCGACATCGAACCGGACATCGGCTACCTCCACCGCTGTGAGGAGCAGATGGCCCAGCAGAGCACGTACCGGCACCAGATAATGCCGTACCCCGACCGCTGGGACTACACGGCGAACCTCATCAACGAGTGGGCGTACGCCCGCGCAGCCGAGTCGCTAGCGGACATCGACGTGCCCGACTACGCGCAGGTACTACGGACGCTGTCGGCGGAACTCTCGCGGATGACGGGCCACTTCCTCGCGCTCGGGACGTTCGCGCTGGACGTGTACGGCGACTTCACCGCCATCTTCCAGTACGCGTTCCGTGACCGCGAAGTGGCACAGGACATCCTCGAAGACCTCACGGGCCAGCGGATGATGTACAACTACTTCCGGCTCGGCGGGGTCGTCTGGGACATTCCCGAGCCCCGGGAGGAGTTCTTCGAGAAGACGCGTGACTTCCTCGACGACCTCCCGGAGAAGTTGGAGGAGTACCACAACCTCATCACGAGCAACGAGATATTCCAGATTCGGTGCGTCGACACCGGGATTCTGGAGCCCGAAACCGCCAAGAACTACGGCGCGACGGGGCCGGTCGCTCGCGCGTCGGGCATCGACTACGACCTGCGCCGCGACGACCCGTACGGCTACTACCCCGAACTCGACTGGGACGTGGTGACGGAGGACGGCTGTGACAACTACGCCCGCGTCCTCGTGCGGATGCAGGAAGTCGAGGAGTCGGCCAAAATCGTCGAGCAATGTATCGACCTGCTCGAAGACTGGCCCGAGGACGAACGCGAAATACAGTCGAACGTGCCGCGCACGCTCAAGCCCGACCCCGACACGGAGGTGTACGAGGCCATCGAGGCCGCGAAGGGCGAACTGGGCGTCTACATGCGTTCCGACGGCACCGACAAGCCCGCACGGTTCAAGATTCGCAGTCCGTGCTTCTCGAACCTCCAGACGCTGCCGGTGATGTCCGAAGGCGAGTTCATCCCCGACATGATTGCCTCGCTCGGTAGCCTCGACATCGTTCTCGGGGAGGTGGACCGGTAA
- a CDS encoding NADH-quinone oxidoreductase subunit B — protein sequence MSSQDQPDGSSTELQSTQEARMGTGADNRFNSPLREALGASPFILTKFDKFMNWVRGSSMFMLQFGIACCSIEMIHTYAIKHDLDRFGAGVPRASPRQADVIIVPGTIVSKFAPRMKRVYDQMPEPKFVVGMGSCTISGGPFQEGYNVVKGAEEVIPVDIHVPGCPPRPEALVYGVAKLQERIANGESAPVTVKPYELEEFGDLEPDELVNKLADQIDEDDLVMRYNWTDSP from the coding sequence ATGAGCAGTCAGGACCAACCAGACGGTTCGAGTACCGAGTTGCAGTCCACACAGGAGGCCCGGATGGGCACTGGCGCGGACAACCGGTTCAACTCTCCCCTCCGAGAAGCACTGGGAGCGTCCCCGTTCATCCTCACCAAGTTCGACAAGTTCATGAACTGGGTTCGGGGCTCTTCGATGTTCATGTTGCAGTTCGGTATCGCCTGCTGCAGCATCGAGATGATACACACCTACGCCATCAAGCACGACCTCGACCGCTTCGGCGCGGGTGTCCCGCGGGCCTCCCCGCGACAGGCCGACGTGATTATCGTGCCGGGGACCATCGTCTCGAAGTTCGCCCCGCGGATGAAGCGAGTCTACGACCAGATGCCCGAGCCGAAGTTCGTCGTCGGCATGGGGTCGTGTACGATTTCCGGTGGCCCGTTCCAAGAGGGCTACAACGTCGTCAAGGGCGCGGAGGAGGTCATTCCGGTCGACATCCACGTCCCGGGCTGTCCGCCCCGTCCCGAAGCCCTCGTCTACGGCGTCGCGAAGCTTCAAGAACGCATCGCCAACGGCGAGTCCGCCCCGGTGACGGTCAAGCCGTACGAACTCGAAGAGTTCGGTGACCTCGAACCGGACGAACTCGTGAACAAACTCGCCGACCAAATCGACGAGGACGACCTCGTCATGCGGTACAACTGGACTGATTCGCCATGA